The following proteins come from a genomic window of Deinococcus sp. KSM4-11:
- a CDS encoding acyl-CoA dehydrogenase family protein, with amino-acid sequence MFDEFHVHALLTPEERLIRESVRAYCDKELLPQVAGWWDSGDLPVRDVMKQFGALGLLGPTVPEEYGGAGATYSAYGAMMYELERVDSGLRSAASVQGSLVMYPIHEYGSDEQKERWLPGLARGELIGCFGLTEPDGGSDPGAMRTRAHRDGDAYVLSGTKMWITNSPVADVAVVWAKDDAGVVRGFIVPTDTPGFEAPKITRKMSLRASVTGEIVLDGCRIPAANLLPGSGGLKSPLSCLTSARFGIAWGAMGALEAVLQATLEYTGSRTTFGKPIAARQLVQDKLVRMATDHSLGLLLAWRLGQLKDAGQMNYAQVSYAKRNNVRVALQGARLARELHGGNGITTEYPVIRHMLNLETVDTYEGTHDIHTLIVGRHLTGLGALE; translated from the coding sequence ATGTTCGATGAATTCCACGTGCACGCCCTGCTCACGCCAGAGGAACGCCTGATCCGCGAGAGTGTACGCGCCTACTGCGACAAGGAACTGCTGCCCCAGGTGGCCGGCTGGTGGGACAGTGGCGACCTGCCGGTGCGTGACGTGATGAAACAGTTCGGCGCGCTGGGCCTGCTCGGCCCGACGGTGCCGGAGGAGTATGGAGGGGCGGGCGCCACCTACTCGGCCTACGGCGCCATGATGTACGAACTGGAACGCGTGGACAGCGGCCTGCGCTCGGCGGCCAGCGTGCAGGGCAGTCTGGTGATGTACCCCATTCACGAGTACGGGTCTGACGAGCAGAAGGAGCGCTGGCTGCCTGGCCTCGCCCGTGGAGAGCTGATCGGCTGCTTCGGTCTGACCGAGCCCGATGGCGGCTCGGATCCCGGAGCCATGCGCACCCGTGCCCACAGGGACGGCGATGCCTACGTCCTGAGCGGCACCAAGATGTGGATCACCAACAGCCCCGTCGCCGACGTGGCCGTGGTCTGGGCCAAGGACGACGCGGGGGTCGTGCGCGGGTTTATCGTGCCCACCGACACGCCGGGCTTTGAGGCCCCGAAGATCACCCGCAAGATGAGTCTGCGCGCGTCCGTGACCGGAGAGATCGTGCTTGACGGATGCCGGATCCCCGCCGCGAACCTGCTGCCAGGCAGTGGCGGCCTGAAAAGCCCACTGTCCTGCCTGACCTCCGCGCGCTTCGGGATCGCCTGGGGGGCGATGGGCGCGCTCGAAGCGGTGCTTCAAGCTACGCTCGAGTATACCGGCAGCCGCACCACCTTCGGCAAACCGATCGCCGCGCGCCAGCTGGTGCAGGACAAACTCGTGCGCATGGCCACCGACCACAGCCTTGGCCTGCTGCTCGCGTGGCGGCTGGGTCAGCTCAAGGACGCCGGGCAGATGAACTACGCCCAGGTCAGTTACGCCAAGCGCAACAACGTCCGGGTGGCCCTTCAGGGCGCCCGGCTGGCCCGCGAACTGCACGGTGGGAACGGCATCACCACCGAGTACCCGGTCATCCGCCACATGCTGAATCTGGAGACCGTCGATACCTACGAGGGCACCCACGACATTCATACCCTGATCGTCGGCCGGCACCTGACTGGGCTGGGCGCCCTGGAGTGA
- a CDS encoding asparagine synthase-related protein yields MTAPEPTCDAAHLTLRLHRATPGRALPRGGLAVGPWQATLETQDPHGRMVTVVRQRGQVGALLGTLYDTTLDDALERYRAVGNGFAAQLEGSFALLILDLDAGRVLALTDRVGTRSLYASPADEEVFLSTRPGLPAFTRRPLCVAAVASMLVNGGLPSGLTLFEGVRALTPTELHDVRPDRIHSSPYWTVPFNPAPLGRPAAAHAGELIELMRGAVARRVRASRERPYLSLSGGYDSRGLLSLLYGQHPHLNTYSYALPSSRRGTDMEAAVRLATQYGVPHQQFLAYRGDLPRVIALNARQGHGGVSFCEEIDALQDVTAGHPTDVFTGEQVFELRTHASTSTPEALTRMHLNGAHELKWLEPYVSGPVHAELLASWTREYDALLAQGAQWATGLHQELELMIRQTEPYRFLPWRERFIGQAANIHVPYLDTQILEFIGHLPVDLMSHKTILKVALRQMDPQILRVPLATSQGYEADWSHELRMLDEDQLEVLLGFNSRLDDMIDPLTIRHLIQALPTTVSRGTQLTSSIRQVLGTWRRTSLGRRVLGHPPIRPRLQTLPAVILNLLTLREVLRA; encoded by the coding sequence GTGACCGCGCCTGAACCCACCTGCGACGCGGCCCACCTGACCCTGCGCCTTCATCGCGCCACCCCAGGACGGGCGCTGCCACGCGGGGGGCTCGCCGTCGGCCCGTGGCAGGCCACGCTTGAGACCCAGGATCCACACGGCCGGATGGTCACCGTCGTCCGGCAGCGTGGCCAGGTGGGCGCACTCCTCGGAACGCTGTACGACACCACCTTGGACGATGCCCTGGAGCGTTACCGCGCCGTCGGGAACGGATTCGCCGCCCAACTGGAGGGCAGTTTCGCACTGCTGATCCTCGATCTGGACGCCGGGCGGGTGCTGGCCCTCACGGACCGTGTTGGCACGCGATCCCTCTACGCTTCCCCGGCGGACGAGGAGGTCTTCCTCTCGACCCGGCCCGGCCTGCCGGCGTTCACCCGTCGCCCGCTGTGCGTCGCGGCGGTGGCGTCGATGCTCGTCAACGGCGGGCTGCCCTCAGGCCTGACCCTGTTCGAAGGTGTCCGCGCCCTTACGCCCACGGAACTCCATGATGTGCGGCCCGACAGGATACACAGCTCGCCGTACTGGACGGTACCGTTCAATCCCGCGCCGCTCGGCCGCCCGGCCGCCGCCCATGCCGGTGAGCTGATCGAACTGATGCGCGGCGCAGTCGCCCGGCGGGTGCGGGCCAGCCGTGAGCGGCCCTATCTGTCGCTCAGCGGCGGCTACGACTCCCGCGGCCTGCTGTCCCTCCTGTACGGGCAACACCCGCACCTGAACACCTACTCCTACGCCCTGCCCTCCAGCCGGCGCGGCACCGACATGGAAGCTGCCGTGCGGCTGGCCACGCAGTATGGCGTACCTCACCAGCAATTCCTCGCCTACCGGGGCGACCTGCCCAGGGTCATCGCACTCAATGCGCGCCAGGGTCACGGAGGCGTGTCCTTCTGCGAGGAAATCGACGCCCTGCAGGACGTCACGGCCGGCCACCCGACCGACGTCTTCACCGGCGAACAGGTCTTCGAACTCCGCACCCACGCGAGCACGTCCACTCCCGAGGCCCTGACCCGCATGCATCTGAACGGTGCGCACGAGTTGAAGTGGCTCGAACCGTACGTGTCAGGCCCTGTGCACGCCGAACTCCTCGCCTCGTGGACGCGGGAATATGACGCCCTGCTCGCGCAGGGTGCACAGTGGGCCACCGGCCTGCACCAGGAACTCGAACTCATGATCCGGCAAACCGAACCCTACCGGTTCCTACCGTGGCGTGAACGCTTCATCGGGCAAGCGGCGAACATCCACGTGCCCTACCTGGATACACAGATCCTGGAATTCATCGGGCACCTGCCGGTCGACCTGATGTCCCACAAGACGATTCTCAAGGTGGCCCTGCGGCAGATGGATCCCCAGATCCTCCGGGTTCCACTGGCGACCTCTCAGGGCTACGAGGCGGACTGGAGCCATGAACTCCGCATGCTCGACGAGGATCAGCTGGAGGTTCTGTTGGGTTTCAACAGCCGCCTGGACGACATGATCGATCCCCTCACGATCCGCCACCTGATCCAAGCGTTGCCGACCACCGTCAGCCGTGGGACGCAGTTGACCTCATCCATTCGACAGGTTCTGGGCACCTGGCGCCGCACGTCGCTCGGCCGTCGGGTGCTTGGGCATCCGCCGATCCGGCCCCGGCTGCAGACGTTGCCAGCCGTGATCCTCAACCTGCTGACCCTCCGGGAGGTATTGCGGGCCTGA